The segment TTacagaaaaacacaaaattactatttattatttcttttattCTCTAATCAGTACATCAGACTGCTAATCGAAAAGTATGTTTCATGAACACGCATTGTACTTTTTTTTTGCCGTCTGCAACATATTATTTCCCATAGTTCGACTGTTACATAACCTGAATCAAACCTGTCACTgaaagttttcatttttcacGCGTGCAAACGGtgcaaacaaataataaaaaaaaagcgaAACGTCAATCGAAAGTTAAAGAATGTTATTTAGGGtgagcaaataaaaaaatctaattaaatctATCACTAAATCATTTTGTTTCCATTGGCAATGAAAATAGATTTGTCGTCGCTTGGCTGCCGGTAGGTGCATTCGCCCGTTCTCCAGCGGAGGCAGCATGTATGAACCGGATTACTTGGAGGTAAGTTTATTACCGCCCATGTCGCATATAAAGAGTCAAATGCATATCCTTTGGCGTAAGTGTTACCCGTTCGCGATGCAAAGTGCACCGGTAGGAGTCCTCGAAAAGTTGTACTGCATAGGTCTCGGCCGATTCCTGCAACGCTATAAGTGCATCGGCTGTGACTCGCAAATCTCGGTGGCTGTACTCCATAAGCACCTCACGAAATACGCGAGCAAAGGCCAGTTTTGGGATTAACAGGTTGGTCGTTTCTTGCAGTTTGCGAATTTCCTGCAGAGCGCGTACTCCTGACGCTGCACGTGCTTCAGAACGCACCCGGCGTTGTCCCCGATTGTTATCTGACTGGGGCGATGCCCGGGATTCGGACCGCGAACGCCGTACAAAACGTCCAGCGCTCTGCTTTTCCGGACTTGTTCCGTCACTTTCCGATGAAGTCGAGTTTGACGGTCTGGATGCAGGCGGTTTTCTGCCAACTCCGGACGGACC is part of the Sabethes cyaneus chromosome 2, idSabCyanKW18_F2, whole genome shotgun sequence genome and harbors:
- the LOC128737986 gene encoding uncharacterized protein LOC128737986, whose protein sequence is MPRRLRDRPRKVPGGLGAEKSKSDAKMMPPPASSQASSSRPKPATWRSQADASDISQSSGAEEQSPRRRAPSTSGQREQAGPSGVGRKPPASRPSNSTSSESDGTSPEKQSAGRFVRRSRSESRASPQSDNNRGQRRVRSEARAASGVRALQEIRKLQETTNLLIPKLAFARVFREVLMEYSHRDLRVTADALIALQESAETYAVQLFEDSYRCTLHRERVTLTPKDMHLTLYMRHGR